A window of the Polypterus senegalus isolate Bchr_013 chromosome 4, ASM1683550v1, whole genome shotgun sequence genome harbors these coding sequences:
- the rchy1 gene encoding RING finger and CHY zinc finger domain-containing protein 1, translating to MAVSSFGCEHYKRNCLLKAPCCSKLYVCRLCHDAKEQHVMNRFKVKDVQCASCLRTQKAQQTCESCGIVFGEYYCNICHLYDADKQQYHCDPCGICRIGPKEKYFHCVKCNLCLAIDLEGNHKCVENVSRQNCPVCMEDIHTSRIGAQVLSCGHLLHKTCYEDLAKYKEYRCPLCKHSAWNMENCWEEMDKEISQTPMPSEFQNATVQILCNDCQTHCTVIFHVLGLKCSNCGSYNTAQNGGLSFQPSQT from the exons ATGGCTGTGTCTTCTTTTGGTTGTGAACATTATAAACGTAATTGTTTACTAAAA gcTCCATGCTGTAGCAAATTGTATGTGTGTCGTTTGTGCCATGACGCCAAAGAACAACATGTAATGAATCGTTTTAAGGTGAAAGACGTACAGTGCGCATCATGTCTTAGAACACAAAag GCACAGCAAACCTGTGAATCCTGTGGGATTGTGTTTGGGGAATATTACTGTAACATATGTCATCTTTATGATGCAGATAAGCAGCAGTATCACTGTGATCCATGTGGTATTTGCAG AATTGGCcctaaagaaaaatatttccatTGTGTGAAGTGCAATCTTTGCTTGGCCATTGATCTTGAAGGAAATCATAAG tgtgtTGAAAATGTCTCCAGGCAGAACTGCCCTGTTTGTATGGAG gaCATTCACACATCAAGAATAGGCGCACAGGTTCTTTCATGTGGCCATCTTCTCCACAA aacaTGTTACGAAGACCTGGCAAAATACAA GGAATATAGGTGTCCTTTATGTAAACATTCAGCTTGGAATATGGAAAACTGTTGGGAAGAAATGGACAAAGAAATATCTCAAACCCCTATGCCATCAGAATTTCAAAATGCAACTGTACAG attttgtgcaatgattgtCAAACCCACTGCACTGTAATTTTCCATGTGCTGGGACTAAAGTGCAGCAATTGTGGATCATACAATACTGCCCAGAATGGAGGATTGTCTTTTCAGCCATCACAGACTTGA